The following coding sequences lie in one Bremerella alba genomic window:
- a CDS encoding tyrosine-type recombinase/integrase — protein MSNSRPEDRKNWGDNVFPGISIGREVDSLFDQFMDNIDLADNSRRAIENDLRKFVKWFVESNNEPMNIDRVTTRDVADFRDHLRRVQHQSVATVNRALVSVRRFFSWLYHKQHIKKNPANTVKELRSVELAPKGLDRTDVRKLLREVELREDIRANAIFHLFLYTGCRCGDLVALELSDVLIGERTGSVTFRQGKGGKQRSVPLPIQLRRALSDYLSCRPPVEFSHVVIGERGPLGERGIRAICDKYSAYIGIKIHPHLLRHTMAHQYLESNPGDLVGLAQILGHSNLNTTAQYTKKTAEDLGRTIGKLDY, from the coding sequence ATGTCAAATTCCCGTCCAGAAGACCGCAAGAATTGGGGCGATAATGTTTTTCCTGGTATCTCTATCGGTCGAGAAGTGGATTCTCTCTTCGACCAGTTTATGGACAACATTGACCTCGCCGACAACAGTCGGCGAGCGATCGAGAATGATCTACGAAAATTCGTCAAATGGTTCGTTGAGTCCAACAACGAACCTATGAATATTGATCGTGTAACTACACGGGACGTGGCCGATTTTCGTGATCATCTACGACGGGTTCAACATCAGTCCGTCGCCACTGTCAATCGAGCATTGGTGTCTGTTCGGCGGTTCTTCAGTTGGCTGTACCATAAACAGCACATCAAGAAAAACCCGGCCAATACCGTGAAAGAACTGCGAAGCGTTGAACTCGCTCCGAAGGGCTTAGATCGCACAGACGTGCGGAAGTTGCTCCGTGAGGTTGAACTTCGAGAGGATATTCGGGCGAATGCGATCTTTCATTTATTCTTGTACACAGGCTGCCGATGTGGCGACCTTGTGGCACTTGAACTCAGCGATGTGCTTATCGGTGAGCGAACCGGAAGCGTGACATTTCGGCAAGGTAAAGGGGGGAAACAGCGATCAGTGCCACTGCCAATACAGCTTCGACGAGCATTGTCGGATTATCTGTCATGTCGTCCGCCCGTGGAATTCTCGCACGTTGTTATCGGTGAGCGAGGACCTCTCGGCGAAAGGGGTATTCGAGCGATCTGTGACAAGTATTCCGCTTACATCGGTATTAAGATCCACCCTCACCTACTTAGGCATACGATGGCACATCAATACTTGGAGTCGAATCCAGGCGACTTGGTTGGCTTAGCCCAAATCTTGGGGCACTCAAACCTCAATACCACCGCACAATACACTAAGAAGACGGCAGAGGACTTGGGGAGGACTATTGGCAAGTTAGACTATTGA
- a CDS encoding DNA-methyltransferase → MRTIYKSKNQSLIQGDALEVLPRLCRRGEKFHAVITDPPYSSGGLHMSTRAAATSSKYQSSDAKKKHPDFLGDNRDQRSYLAWSTMWLSYCHELLVDRGIVCLFSDWRQLPTVSDALQGAGFIWQGIASWDKVNARPKLGGFRQQCEFIVWGSKGKSPGVGTSLPGSFRISLVSGAKRVHAAQKPVELISEVCRCTMHHDEPKILDPFAGSGTTLLAARSHGIQAVGVEQSPEIAALAVNRLKN, encoded by the coding sequence GTGCGAACGATCTATAAGAGCAAAAACCAGAGTTTGATTCAGGGGGATGCGTTGGAGGTGTTGCCAAGGCTATGCCGCCGAGGTGAAAAGTTTCATGCCGTTATAACGGACCCTCCTTATTCGAGCGGAGGATTGCACATGTCGACTCGCGCGGCTGCGACAAGCAGTAAGTATCAATCCAGCGATGCGAAGAAGAAACACCCTGACTTCCTGGGCGATAATCGTGACCAAAGATCTTATCTTGCTTGGTCGACAATGTGGCTGTCGTATTGTCACGAACTTCTGGTTGATCGTGGCATAGTCTGCCTATTTAGCGACTGGCGGCAGTTACCAACGGTTAGCGACGCACTTCAGGGAGCCGGTTTCATCTGGCAGGGCATAGCAAGCTGGGACAAAGTGAATGCCCGTCCCAAACTTGGTGGATTCCGGCAGCAATGTGAATTCATCGTCTGGGGCTCGAAAGGAAAATCCCCCGGCGTCGGTACCAGCTTGCCCGGTTCCTTTCGCATCTCACTTGTGAGTGGAGCAAAGCGTGTCCATGCGGCGCAAAAGCCAGTTGAACTTATCAGCGAGGTCTGCCGCTGCACGATGCATCATGACGAACCGAAGATCCTTGATCCGTTCGCCGGAAGCGGCACAACATTATTGGCTGCTCGTTCCCATGGCATTCAGGCTGTGGGGGTCGAACAAAGTCCTGAAATTGCTGCTTTGGCGGTCAATCGTCTGAAAAACTAA
- a CDS encoding Holliday junction DNA helicase RuvB C-terminal domain-containing protein, whose protein sequence is MSEGKEFRPNSLSHLIGQDHVREVVSTALDYSFQERVPFPHSLMLGPPGVGKTILARVISEETASGFHELLGSAVTSPAEFFAVLMRATDLDIVFIDEIHLLDPTHQHTLLIAIDERKIFLPNTNGGVPQAINLSNFTLIGATTDEHRLIRPLVDRFKLLLRFDYYSIDQLAEIVRTRAKGLGWQLQSDVPGPIAQRSKGVPRLAIRLLESCWRVCRASGDHAITQRHLERACMLGQIDCLGLDATEQSYLRILSDGPLRLNMLASMLGLPAKTVSSVTETYLVRSGLITKDKNGLRMLTGKGMEHVEVSKSRKEGDR, encoded by the coding sequence ATGTCCGAAGGTAAAGAGTTTCGTCCCAATTCTCTCAGTCACCTGATCGGCCAAGATCATGTTCGAGAAGTCGTCTCGACTGCTCTCGACTACAGCTTTCAGGAAAGAGTACCGTTCCCGCATAGTTTAATGCTCGGACCACCGGGTGTCGGAAAGACGATCTTAGCGAGGGTAATCTCTGAAGAAACAGCATCAGGCTTTCACGAATTGCTTGGCTCTGCCGTGACATCTCCAGCAGAGTTCTTTGCTGTATTAATGCGTGCCACCGACCTCGACATTGTATTCATCGACGAAATACATCTCCTCGATCCAACGCATCAGCACACACTCCTTATCGCCATTGACGAACGGAAGATTTTTCTGCCGAACACTAACGGTGGCGTTCCTCAAGCGATAAATCTTTCAAATTTTACTTTGATAGGTGCGACCACCGACGAGCATCGATTGATTCGTCCTCTCGTGGATCGTTTTAAGCTGTTACTGCGATTTGACTATTACTCGATAGATCAACTTGCAGAGATTGTCCGCACGAGAGCCAAAGGATTGGGCTGGCAACTTCAAAGTGATGTGCCAGGGCCTATAGCCCAGCGAAGCAAAGGCGTGCCTCGCTTAGCTATCCGATTGCTTGAAAGTTGCTGGCGAGTCTGCCGTGCTTCGGGTGATCACGCCATCACCCAAAGGCATCTTGAGCGTGCTTGCATGCTCGGGCAAATCGATTGCCTCGGACTCGATGCCACGGAGCAATCGTATCTTCGGATTCTATCCGATGGTCCGTTACGACTGAACATGTTGGCATCCATGCTCGGCCTTCCAGCAAAAACGGTGTCGAGTGTGACGGAAACGTACTTGGTTCGGAGTGGCTTAATCACCAAAGACAAAAACGGTCTTCGTATGCTCACGGGCAAAGGGATGGAACATGTCGAGGTGTCAAAATCGAGGAAGGAAGGTGACCGATGA
- a CDS encoding DUF429 domain-containing protein: MARNQRTYPEASSELEETLIDRTFDRIDEGNYQYAAIGIDMAASESRWGFTLITLDEKLTCGTAQLLLPHRFTIDGFTKTHPIKPSRQVLISVLAGLQKRKITTAVAVDVPFGWPVKHGDFAKEWNASDGVSLEFSLPERDDFEYRKTDLMFKELLGSELFSVGADKIASAAYEWAQLRIKLERYFKHCDVGFANAPVDGIEVFETYPAAFVRLNYPGCEKFKSGETKRTKTPTDARDSARNSEEVRIALFDQIQQQYQFNIGHDKSIIDLACSTSASDAFDGFLCAVCAWDYLKYRRFGTDSHRTSTPNELIGQNQAQALRKLIEKEGWILVRIPNSK, from the coding sequence ATGGCTCGAAATCAAAGAACATATCCTGAGGCTTCCTCAGAGCTTGAGGAGACACTTATCGACCGAACGTTTGATCGAATCGATGAAGGCAATTACCAATATGCGGCGATCGGTATCGACATGGCAGCAAGTGAAAGCAGGTGGGGGTTTACCTTGATCACGCTAGATGAGAAGCTGACTTGCGGCACTGCCCAACTGCTGCTGCCTCATCGGTTCACAATTGATGGCTTTACGAAAACTCATCCGATCAAACCAAGTCGTCAGGTCCTAATTTCGGTATTAGCTGGGCTTCAAAAAAGGAAAATTACAACTGCTGTTGCAGTTGACGTGCCGTTCGGTTGGCCGGTCAAGCATGGCGACTTTGCTAAAGAGTGGAACGCCTCTGACGGGGTATCGCTCGAATTTTCTTTGCCCGAGCGAGATGACTTCGAGTATCGCAAAACCGATTTAATGTTTAAGGAACTACTAGGCTCTGAATTATTCTCGGTTGGAGCCGACAAGATTGCATCCGCCGCCTATGAATGGGCACAACTGCGCATAAAACTTGAGAGATATTTCAAGCATTGTGACGTTGGCTTTGCGAATGCGCCAGTGGACGGCATTGAAGTCTTTGAGACGTATCCGGCTGCATTCGTTCGGCTCAACTATCCAGGCTGTGAGAAATTCAAGAGCGGAGAGACTAAGCGGACCAAAACGCCAACCGATGCCAGAGATTCGGCACGCAACTCGGAAGAAGTACGCATTGCACTATTTGATCAAATACAGCAGCAATACCAATTTAACATTGGACACGACAAGTCCATTATTGATCTCGCTTGTTCGACGTCCGCATCGGATGCGTTTGATGGATTCCTATGTGCGGTCTGCGCCTGGGACTATTTAAAATATCGCCGATTTGGCACAGACTCACATCGAACTTCAACTCCAAACGAACTGATTGGGCAAAATCAGGCTCAGGCCCTTCGGAAGCTCATTGAAAAGGAAGGATGGATTCTCGTGCGAATCCCTAATTCGAAGTGA
- a CDS encoding helix-turn-helix transcriptional regulator, whose protein sequence is MTDDKPSQSYLSCAAVARRLGLSRQRFWQLRKEGVFPGPQIDEDTGRPFYTEEQLELCMDLRNRNVGINGKIVLFYSARSTASLPAAPRKKKSKRREAKSRHQELIDSLKVIGMTGVTDAQIDSAISELFPNGKDSVNPGELVRAVFLYIQRKNSSA, encoded by the coding sequence ATGACCGACGACAAGCCGTCGCAATCGTATCTCAGTTGTGCTGCTGTCGCTCGCCGTCTTGGACTCAGCCGTCAGCGATTCTGGCAACTACGCAAGGAAGGCGTGTTTCCAGGGCCACAGATTGATGAGGATACAGGCCGACCGTTCTATACAGAAGAACAACTTGAGCTTTGTATGGACCTGCGAAATCGAAACGTTGGAATCAATGGCAAGATCGTTTTGTTCTACTCGGCTCGAAGTACCGCCTCGCTGCCAGCGGCACCACGGAAGAAGAAGTCGAAAAGAAGAGAGGCGAAGAGTCGTCATCAAGAGTTAATCGACTCGCTCAAAGTCATCGGCATGACCGGTGTCACTGATGCCCAGATCGACTCGGCCATCTCGGAACTATTTCCAAATGGCAAAGATAGTGTGAACCCTGGAGAACTCGTTCGAGCGGTTTTCCTTTACATCCAGCGAAAGAATTCGTCCGCATAA
- a CDS encoding recombinase family protein encodes MIKKQTKPAVGYVRMSTDQQQDSPTRQRKDIEGLAERLGYRIVRWYQDHGLTGVESSKRKDFQKLMTDAQSGSFDAVLLSEQSRMSREDVFDAMVHWKQLRDAGVRILTCQRGELDFSNLGGVITAIVDQYGAREESMRLADRVISGKRLAISRGQKQGGPPFGYDRRILDETGKEVRRVGTLEKFRLPVQWTSQLIPSSDVKAVEAVQRMFHEALDGSGCGAIARQLNREGFRTLFGKRFNSSSVRRIISNPVYAGDIVSGRRRRGRFRSFFQDGEARCTGAHEGLVSREVYDRTQRILAQKRPSPKSSTPGKYLLTGLLYLPDGRRLQGCTMSHADRLDSRRYYSLSSHSFEEFPEESDRPTFHADTIEAGVLTKLREFLADRKTRAAIKHEISRRSKRAAKSLTQIEARLDAIKIKIERGTENLALADPADIPGISKLLSQWREEERALYEKHRQANVVESPSPEALRVLEHLDVLLTRIGDADREKLSTALSSTIKRITLRRERRVQSHYRITLWDGVIELRGGLGIDEVIPLTDNDIPTPGRWREVANFIRERGDVVYFKEVCEHLGLKGSCVSRSLAQAVLSGKVRNLGHHKGWIAV; translated from the coding sequence ATGATTAAAAAACAGACGAAACCGGCGGTCGGTTACGTCCGAATGAGTACCGACCAACAGCAAGACAGTCCCACTCGCCAGAGAAAGGATATCGAAGGTCTCGCCGAACGTCTGGGGTATCGAATCGTTCGCTGGTACCAGGACCATGGACTCACAGGCGTCGAGTCAAGCAAACGCAAGGATTTTCAAAAGTTGATGACGGATGCCCAGAGCGGCTCCTTCGACGCAGTACTGCTATCCGAGCAAAGCCGCATGTCGCGGGAAGATGTCTTCGACGCGATGGTGCACTGGAAGCAACTGCGTGATGCGGGCGTGCGAATTCTAACCTGCCAACGTGGCGAACTCGACTTTTCCAATCTTGGTGGCGTTATTACTGCGATTGTCGATCAGTACGGGGCTCGCGAAGAATCGATGCGATTAGCGGACCGGGTGATCAGTGGCAAGCGTTTGGCAATCAGCCGAGGCCAGAAACAAGGCGGCCCGCCGTTTGGATACGATCGCCGAATCCTGGATGAGACGGGAAAGGAAGTTCGCCGAGTTGGTACGCTCGAGAAGTTTCGCCTTCCCGTTCAATGGACATCGCAACTGATCCCTTCCAGCGACGTGAAAGCGGTCGAGGCTGTTCAAAGGATGTTCCACGAAGCCCTCGATGGCTCAGGGTGTGGCGCGATAGCCCGCCAACTCAATCGAGAAGGCTTTCGTACGCTATTCGGTAAGCGGTTCAATAGCTCAAGCGTGCGGAGAATTATCTCGAATCCTGTGTATGCTGGAGACATCGTTTCAGGCCGACGTCGACGAGGTCGATTCCGCAGTTTTTTCCAAGATGGAGAGGCTAGATGCACTGGAGCCCATGAGGGTCTGGTTTCACGAGAGGTTTATGATCGAACTCAACGAATCCTCGCGCAGAAAAGGCCCTCCCCGAAATCCTCAACGCCTGGGAAGTACCTTCTGACCGGCCTGTTGTATTTGCCTGACGGTCGACGGCTGCAGGGATGTACCATGAGCCACGCTGACCGCTTGGACAGTCGAAGATATTATTCCCTGTCTAGCCATTCATTCGAGGAGTTTCCAGAGGAAAGTGATCGGCCGACCTTTCATGCGGACACGATCGAAGCCGGCGTGTTGACCAAGCTTAGGGAGTTTCTCGCAGACCGAAAAACGCGTGCGGCCATCAAACATGAAATCTCGCGACGATCGAAACGCGCCGCGAAGTCGCTCACGCAGATCGAAGCGAGGCTCGATGCTATCAAGATCAAAATCGAGCGGGGGACAGAGAATCTGGCCCTAGCAGATCCAGCGGATATCCCTGGCATCTCCAAATTGCTTTCTCAGTGGCGAGAAGAAGAGCGGGCACTCTACGAGAAACATCGACAGGCCAATGTTGTTGAATCTCCTTCGCCCGAAGCCCTACGTGTCCTTGAGCATTTGGATGTGCTATTGACCAGAATTGGCGACGCGGACCGTGAAAAGCTTAGCACGGCCCTAAGCAGTACCATCAAGCGGATTACACTGCGACGGGAACGACGCGTCCAATCTCATTATCGAATTACATTGTGGGATGGGGTAATTGAATTGCGCGGCGGTCTGGGGATCGACGAAGTCATTCCTCTCACCGACAATGACATTCCCACGCCCGGCCGTTGGAGGGAAGTCGCGAATTTCATTCGCGAGCGTGGTGACGTTGTCTATTTCAAAGAAGTCTGTGAGCACTTAGGGCTCAAAGGTTCCTGTGTCTCTCGATCTCTCGCCCAGGCCGTTCTCAGCGGCAAAGTCCGCAACCTCGGGCACCACAAGGGTTGGATCGCCGTTTAG
- a CDS encoding transposase encodes MDEQAKRKRPTYSDEFKQDAVRLVVEEGYSFKRACQAVGVCEATLRSWHAKLAPPPEPCGEDATVEEMQAELKRLRRQLKQTEMEREILKKPRRTSRRSRHEVCLDCSAPRLLFGGCHVSTAEGEPLWLLCVG; translated from the coding sequence TTGGACGAACAAGCGAAAAGAAAACGCCCCACCTACAGCGATGAGTTCAAGCAAGACGCCGTGCGGTTGGTGGTTGAAGAAGGATACTCGTTTAAAAGAGCCTGCCAGGCAGTTGGCGTGTGTGAGGCCACGCTACGAAGTTGGCATGCCAAACTGGCTCCGCCGCCAGAGCCATGTGGCGAGGACGCAACAGTCGAAGAGATGCAGGCCGAATTGAAGCGACTTCGCCGACAGCTTAAGCAGACCGAGATGGAACGCGAAATCCTAAAAAAGCCACGGCGTACTTCGCGAAGGAGTCGACATGAGGTATGCCTGGATTGCTCGGCACCGAGACTCCTTTTCGGTGGCTGCCATGTGTCGACTGCTGAAGGTGAGCCGCTCTGGCTTCTATGCGTCGGTTGA